One window of the Microbulbifer sp. Q7 genome contains the following:
- a CDS encoding HAD family phosphatase codes for MQNPFSEKRLVIFDCDGVLVDSESIVCRVLAEEMTKLGMPATAEELDEQFSGRPSQDCILDIEARYGGPLPEAYFHTTESRIRRAFHEELEAVNGIHEVLEKLQGTNLQSCVASSGPHAKMQITLNKTGLWDYFAGRIFSADDVGRGKPWPDLFLHSAAHFEVAPEHCVVVEDSIAGVKAAVAAGMPVIGYSHNGTRARQLEAEGARVINDMQLLLDYL; via the coding sequence ATAGCGAAAGTATTGTCTGCCGCGTGCTGGCCGAGGAAATGACCAAGCTGGGTATGCCGGCAACGGCGGAGGAACTGGATGAGCAGTTCAGTGGCCGCCCGTCGCAAGACTGTATTCTCGATATCGAGGCGCGCTATGGTGGCCCGCTGCCCGAGGCCTATTTCCACACCACCGAGAGCCGCATCCGCCGAGCCTTCCACGAAGAGCTGGAGGCCGTAAACGGCATTCACGAGGTGCTGGAAAAGTTGCAGGGCACAAACCTGCAATCCTGCGTGGCGTCCTCCGGGCCCCATGCAAAAATGCAGATCACCTTGAACAAGACGGGCCTGTGGGACTATTTTGCCGGGCGTATTTTCAGTGCGGACGACGTGGGTCGCGGCAAGCCGTGGCCAGACCTGTTTCTACACAGTGCCGCCCATTTCGAGGTGGCTCCCGAGCACTGCGTGGTGGTGGAAGACTCCATTGCCGGGGTCAAGGCGGCGGTGGCCGCGGGTATGCCGGTGATTGGGTACAGTCACAATGGCACCCGTGCCCGACAGCTGGAAGCGGAAGGGGCGCGGGTGATCAATGATATGCAGCTACTGCTGGATTATTTGTAG
- a CDS encoding OmpA family protein, whose translation MLASRANHVRWHCALSFAVLSTLILTGCPDPTKKYTLDPRDLVSNGLGEQSARTAAPFGDDMVRYLMGQERDEGDTFILGVDFEPGAFAPKMESLQDIEALLVIMRDFPALKIVVEGHTDNAGDAKKNRKLSQWRANWVRQFLLERGIDSARVEAAGLGDSDPIADNDTQRGREKNRRLVVRVVAFDGKPVNVQMDGVRK comes from the coding sequence GTGTTGGCTTCAAGAGCCAATCACGTGCGCTGGCACTGCGCACTCTCGTTCGCTGTCCTTTCCACGCTGATCCTGACCGGCTGCCCGGACCCCACCAAGAAATACACACTGGATCCGAGGGATCTGGTGAGTAACGGGCTTGGCGAGCAGTCGGCCCGCACGGCTGCACCGTTTGGGGACGACATGGTGCGCTACCTGATGGGACAGGAAAGGGACGAGGGCGATACGTTTATCCTGGGCGTGGATTTTGAACCCGGGGCCTTTGCGCCAAAAATGGAAAGCCTGCAAGACATCGAGGCCTTGCTGGTGATTATGCGAGATTTCCCGGCGCTGAAAATTGTGGTCGAGGGCCACACGGATAACGCCGGCGATGCGAAGAAGAATCGCAAGCTGTCCCAGTGGCGTGCCAACTGGGTGCGCCAGTTTCTGCTGGAGCGAGGGATCGACAGTGCGCGGGTAGAGGCCGCCGGCCTGGGGGACTCTGACCCGATCGCAGACAACGATACCCAGCGCGGCCGAGAAAAGAATCGGCGCCTGGTGGTGCGGGTAGTCGCCTTTGACGGCAAGCCCGTTAATGTGCAGATGGATGGTGTCAGGAAATAG
- the metF gene encoding methylenetetrahydrofolate reductase [NAD(P)H]: protein MSKLRISFEFFPPKTEEGRDKLYHTREQLQAFNPEFFSVTYGAGGTTRDTTANIVTSLRRDGISIAPHLSFGGDNEEIVLGLLERYKEAGVDRIVALRGDMPSGMGSVAQLVYANELVAFIRRHTGDHFHLEVAAYPEIHPEADSYDDDIRFLKGKFEAGANSALTQYFYNPDAYFYFLDQCEKAGIDAPIYPGIMPITNFTNLARFSRNCGAEIPRWLKYRMESFRNPEDMKKLGLEIVTDLCETLLEGGAPGLHFYTMNQVNPTADILKALDLDNAQSA, encoded by the coding sequence ATGAGCAAGTTACGCATCAGTTTTGAATTTTTCCCGCCGAAAACCGAAGAGGGCCGGGACAAGCTGTATCACACCCGCGAACAACTGCAGGCGTTTAATCCCGAGTTCTTCTCGGTGACCTACGGCGCCGGCGGCACCACACGCGACACCACCGCGAATATCGTCACCAGCCTGCGCAGGGACGGTATTTCCATCGCGCCGCACCTGTCGTTCGGTGGCGACAACGAAGAAATCGTGCTGGGTCTGCTGGAGCGCTACAAGGAAGCAGGCGTAGACCGCATCGTTGCCCTGCGCGGTGATATGCCTTCCGGTATGGGGTCCGTGGCACAGCTGGTGTACGCCAATGAGCTGGTGGCGTTCATCCGCCGCCACACCGGCGACCACTTCCACCTGGAGGTAGCCGCCTATCCGGAAATTCACCCCGAGGCGGACAGCTACGACGACGATATCCGCTTTTTGAAGGGCAAGTTTGAGGCGGGCGCGAACAGCGCGCTAACCCAATACTTCTACAACCCGGATGCGTATTTCTATTTTCTGGACCAGTGTGAAAAAGCCGGTATCGACGCGCCGATTTACCCGGGCATTATGCCGATCACCAATTTCACCAATCTGGCGCGCTTCTCTCGCAACTGCGGCGCAGAGATTCCGCGCTGGCTGAAGTATCGCATGGAGAGCTTCCGCAACCCGGAAGACATGAAAAAGCTCGGTCTCGAGATCGTCACCGACCTGTGTGAGACCCTGCTGGAAGGCGGTGCGCCGGGACTGCACTTTTACACCATGAACCAGGTGAACCCTACCGCAGACATTTTGAAGGCGCTGGATCTGGATAACGCCCAGTCGGCCTGA
- the ahcY gene encoding adenosylhomocysteinase → MNQMSTEFKDFKVADISLADWGRMEIEIAEGEMPALITLREKYRAEQPLAGARIMGCIHMTIQTAVLIETLVALGAEVRWSSCNIFSTQDHAAAAIAARGIPVFAWKGETEEEYEWCLERTIGADVAGWQPNMILDDGGDLTELLHRKYPQLLDKCHGISEETTTGVHRLQDMLKAGTLKVPAINVNDAVTKSKNDNKYGCRHSLNDAIKRGTDHLLSGKKALVIGYGDVGKGSAASLRQEGMIVKITEIDPICAMQACMDGFELVSPYINGVNDGTESCINKELLANTDLIVTTTGNVNVCDANMLKALKSGAVVSNIGHFDNEIDTAFMRANWEWQEVKPQVHKVVRNAETNDHLLLLSEGRLVNLGNATGHPSRIMDGSFANQVLAQIYLYNEKFADLPADQKVSALYVKVLPKHLDEEVAKYMVEGFGGVITRMTDDQAKYIGVSVDGPYKPESYKY, encoded by the coding sequence ATGAACCAGATGAGCACCGAATTTAAAGACTTCAAAGTAGCCGACATTTCCCTCGCCGATTGGGGCCGCATGGAAATTGAAATTGCGGAAGGCGAAATGCCCGCACTGATTACCCTGCGGGAAAAATACCGCGCGGAACAGCCGCTGGCGGGCGCCCGTATCATGGGCTGTATCCACATGACCATCCAGACCGCAGTACTGATCGAAACCCTGGTGGCTCTGGGTGCAGAAGTACGCTGGTCTTCCTGTAACATTTTCTCGACCCAGGACCACGCCGCCGCAGCCATCGCCGCCCGCGGTATCCCGGTATTTGCCTGGAAAGGCGAGACCGAGGAAGAGTACGAGTGGTGCCTCGAGCGCACCATCGGTGCGGATGTAGCCGGCTGGCAGCCGAACATGATCCTCGACGACGGCGGCGACCTCACCGAACTGCTGCACCGCAAGTACCCGCAGTTGTTGGACAAGTGCCACGGTATTTCCGAGGAAACCACCACCGGTGTGCACCGCCTGCAGGACATGCTGAAAGCGGGTACCCTCAAGGTGCCGGCGATCAACGTGAACGACGCGGTAACCAAGAGCAAGAACGACAACAAGTATGGCTGTCGCCACAGCCTGAACGACGCCATCAAGCGCGGTACCGACCACCTGCTGTCGGGCAAGAAAGCGCTGGTGATCGGTTACGGCGACGTGGGTAAAGGCTCTGCGGCCTCCCTGCGTCAAGAAGGCATGATCGTCAAGATCACCGAAATCGATCCGATCTGTGCCATGCAGGCCTGCATGGACGGTTTCGAGCTGGTGTCCCCCTATATCAACGGCGTGAACGACGGCACCGAGTCCTGCATCAACAAGGAACTGCTGGCCAACACCGACCTAATTGTCACCACCACCGGTAACGTCAACGTGTGCGACGCGAACATGCTGAAAGCACTCAAGTCTGGTGCCGTGGTTTCCAACATCGGCCACTTCGACAACGAGATCGATACCGCCTTCATGCGCGCGAACTGGGAGTGGCAGGAAGTAAAACCGCAGGTACACAAAGTCGTGCGCAACGCCGAAACCAACGATCACCTGTTGCTGCTGTCCGAAGGCCGCCTGGTAAACCTGGGTAATGCCACCGGCCACCCCAGCCGCATCATGGACGGCTCTTTCGCCAACCAGGTACTGGCCCAGATTTACCTGTACAACGAGAAATTTGCCGACCTGCCGGCGGACCAGAAGGTCTCCGCGCTGTACGTAAAAGTACTGCCGAAGCATCTGGACGAGGAAGTGGCCAAGTACATGGTAGAAGGCTTTGGCGGTGTGATTACCCGCATGACCGACGACCAGGCCAAGTACATCGGCGTTTCTGTGGACGGCCCCTACAAGCCGGAAAGTTACAAGTATTAA